The DNA sequence GAATTGTAAATTGCATGGCAATTCCTGCTTTTTCCGAATCAATCATAACCTGATGAATATTGTCGGCTTTGCCTGCCGCCAGCAATTCATTTGATTTGACAGCGTTTTGCTGCATTTGATTTACATATCCGATTGCATTGTTTAGAAACTCAGAAAAACTTACTTCTTGTTTAGAAGAGATATTAGATATTGCATTATTCATCTTTATCGGCTGTATGTTATCTACACTGTTAATTTTCATAAGATCCTCCCATTCTTGTATATAAGTCTTATTACTTTCCTATCTCCAATGCCTTCATTGCCATACTTTTAGTTGAGTTAATTGCAGTTACATTTGCTTCGTAGGAACGGGTAGCTGATATCATATTTACCATTTCAGTCATAATATCAACGTTGGGCATCAACACATAACCATCCTGGTCGGCATCAGGATGCCCTGGATTATATATCCTTTTAAAGGGTGAAGAATCTTCAATGATGCGGCTTACTCTCACGCCGCTTGTATTGAGCCTTGCCTTACTGCTTTCGGATAAGTATTGAGAAAAAGAAGGTGAACCATCTCTTTCTTCAAATACAGCAACTTTTCTTCTATAGGGTGTACCCTTTTCAGTTCTCGTAGTATCCGCATTAGAAATATTCTGGGATATTAAATCCATTCTCAATCTCTGTGCTGAAAGTCCGCTGGCACTTATATCTAAAGCTTTAAAGAATGACATGACTATCTGCCTCCATCTTTAATAACTGTTTTTAAACCGTTAAACTGCCTGGCTAATTGCTGGACAACGGCATTATAGTATATATTATTTTTTGCCAGTAATGCCATTTCCGCATCTATATCTACATTGTTTTTATCCATTCTCATTTGACTTCCGGTGCGGTCTTCCTGTATTTTAATTGGTATATTTCTGGCAGGCTGCCTTCCAATAGGGATATGCTTGTCATGCGTTCTATATCCTTCAATCTTTTTTTTATCCAGAGCTTCTGCCAGAAAATTTTCAAACTCAACAATCTGCCGTTTATACCCTGGAGTATCTACATTTGCCAGGTTATTGGAAATCGCTTCATTTCTTAACCATGCAGCGTCCAAAGCCCTTTCCAATATCGAAGTGTTGTTAAAAATCCTAATACCCACATTTTCACCTTCTATATCTTATAGTTTTATAATTAACCAACTTTAAAACTAAATATTGTGATTTTAAAGTTGGTTAATTTCATCGATAACCACATTAATTTATTTTAACTTTTTTTTATATATTTACTGATAATAATTTCACATGGCAGATAAAGTCAATAAGTTCACGGTTCACAATAAAAGCTATCCAATCGTTTACTACTGTGAACTGTTAACCGTGAACTGTGAACCATATAGCTTTAATATTAATTATCGATATATTGATATAGATTAATATTAAATTTCATCGCACAATTTGATATTACCTATGCATGACTACCAGTTAATATATTCGACAAATGCTTTCGTATTCCTTCAAAAATCGCTATATTTTTTTTAACTTTTGTTATTAATTCCATTAATTATCATGATACATAATTTTTAAATTATTGTAAAGAAAGAAATTGTTAAATTATTTAGTTCTTATTGCCTATATGATTAGGACCTTTTTACTATTTTTTATTTTTGCTTTTAAGCAAGCTTATTTTTTGCATAAAAAAATACCCGTCAAAGGGTACTTTTTGTTTATTTTTTTAATTAATTGTAATTTTCAGTATTCGACATATTTTTAATAATCTCTATGGCTCTTGCTGCAATTCTCCTATTTTTCTCACGCTTATCTTTTATTCTTTCATTTAAGGAGGACATCAGCCCAAAATTGATATTCATAGGTTGAAACCTGGTAATGCAGGCATCGGAAATATAATGGCTTAATGCACCGTGCGCAGTTTCTTTTGGAAAAATTAATTTATCTTTTCCCTGAACTATTCTTGCCATATTAATACCTGCTACCAATCCTGATGAAGCTGATTCTATATATCCTTCCACTCCAGTAATCTGTCCGGCAAAAAATACCTTGTCATTTGTCCGGCTTTGGTAAATAGCGTTCAAAACTTTCGGAGAGTTAATATAGGTATTTCGATGCATTACTCCATACCGCACAAACTCAGCATTTTCCAAACCCGGTATCATGCTGAATATTCTCTTTTGCTCTCCCCATTTAAGATGAGTCTGAAAGCCTACAATATTATAGAGGGTTCCCTCTTTATTATCCTGTCTTAGCTGTACAACAGCATAGGGTTCCTGACCGGTCCTTGGGTCTGTCAAACCTACAGGTTTTAGAGGACCAAACAATAGGGTCTGTTCCCCTCTCTTTGCCATTACTTCAACCGGCATACATCCCTCAAAAACTATCTGCTTCTCAAAACATTTTAGTTCTGCCACCTGGGCATTCACTAATTCCCGCCAAAAATTCAGATACTCATCCTTGTTCATAGGACAATTAATATAGTCGTCGTCCCCCCTGCCATAACGGGCAGCTTTAAAGACTTTTTCCTTATCTATTGATTCATAGGTTATAATTGGTGCGGCAGCATCATAAAAATATAGGTATTCATTTCCTACAAATTTTTTTATACTTTCAGAAAGCAAATCAGAAGTCAATGGTCCTGATGCTACAATAACATATTCATCTTCCGGTATGCTTTTTACTTCTTCATTAATAACCTCAATTAATTCATGACTTTTGATTTTCCCGGTTACCATTTGAGAAAACCCAGTCCGGTCAACGGCTAGAGCCCCACCAGCGGGGACTCTTGTTGCATCTGCACACTCCATGATCAATGAATTTAATAGCCGCATTTCTTCTTTTAAGAGTCCAACAGCATTTTCCAACTGGTCAGAGCGTAATGAATTACTGCATACCAGCTCTGCAAGATAAGGAGAATGATGTGCAGGGGAAAACTTTTTTGGCTTCATCTCATATAATTTAACTTTTACTCCTCTATTAGCCAACTGCCATGCTGCCTCACATCCCGCCAGTCCCCCGCCAATTACGGTAACTGTCATCATTTTAGGCTCCTTTCATAACCGCAATCTTTATTAAAGCAATGAATTTTACGGGACTTTTTGGATGAATTTTTTATTAATATTCCACCGCATCGGGGACACGCCTCCTTTAAAGGCTCATCCCATGTCATAAATTCACATTGTGGATTATTTTCACACCCGTAATATTTTCTTCCTTTCCTGGTTTTTTTAACATATATTTTCCCTCTACATAAAGGACAATTAACACCTGCCTCTTCTAAAATAGGCTTGGCATTTCTACATTCAGGGAAACCTGGGCAAGCTAGAAATTTTCCATATCTGCCATGTTTAATAACCATATTTCTTCCACATTTTTCACACTTCTCATCAGTAACTTCATCCCGGATTTCTACATGTCCTATTTCATCTTCAGCATGTTTTAATGTATTTTCAAAAGGATTATAAAATTGCTTTAAAATATCTACCCAATTTTTATGCCCTTCTTCAATTTCATCCAATTGCTGTTCCATGTTTGCGGTAAATTCTACATCTACGATATCTTTGAAATATTCTTTCATGATATCAGTTATAATTTTACCTAATTCAGTAGGTTTTAGCTGCTTTTTTTCTCTTTCTACATAACCTCTTTCTATGATAGTAGTTATGATAGGTGCATAAGTGCTGGGACGGCCAATTCCCTTTTCCTCCAAGACTCTAATTAATGTTGCTTCGGTGTATCTTGGCGGTGGTTGTGTAAAATGCTGTTTAGGGTCAAGTTTTTTTAATTTTACTTTTTGGCCCTCAATCAGTTCTGGGATAGTATCTTCCTGGTCCTCAGACTCTTCATCCTTTCCTTCTACATATAAAACCATAAAACCCGGAAAGCGGATATTTGATCCACTGGCTTTAAAGATGTAATCTTTTGCTTCAATATCTACATTTAGTGTGTCAAAAACTGCAGATTTCATCTGGCTTGCCAAAAAACGCTCCCATATGAGTTTATATAATTTATACTGATCAGGCTTTAAAGAATCCTTCAGCTGGGCCGGCTCTAAAAATACATCTGTAGGCCGGATTGCCTCATGAGCATCCTGTGCACCTTTTTTACTTTTATACTGTTTAGGACTTTGAGGGACGTATTCTTTACCGAATTTTTTTTCAATAAATTGCCGTGCAGCATCTTGCGCCTCATTAGATATCCGGGTGGAATCAGTTCTCATGTAAGTAATTAACCCTATCGTTCCCTGTCCCTTAATATCTACTCCTTCATATAGCTGTTGAGCAGCCATCATCGTCCTTTTAGCGGTAAACCCTAACTTTCTTGAGGCTTCCTGCTGTAAGGTACTGGTTATAAAAGGTGGAGCAGGTGCTCTTTTTCTTTCCCCTTTTTTCACCTGGGTGACAGTATACTGCGCATTTTTTAATTGCGATATGACTCTATCTACATCTTGTTGATTGCCTAACTCTATTTTACCCTCTTTAGAGCCGTGAAATCTTGCTTCAAAAGTTTCAGCAGACTGTTCGCTTACCAGCGTCGCCCCAATCGTCCAATATTCTTGAGAAACAAAAGATTCAATCTCTTCCTCCCTATCACAAATTAATCGTGTGGCTACTGATTGAACTCTTCCCGCACTCAAGCCTTTTCTCACTTTTCTCCATAAAAGGGGACTAAGCTTATATCCTACAATTCTATCCAATATTCTGCGGGCTTGTTGAGCGTTTACCAGATTTTCGTCAATCTCCCTGGGCGCTTTAATTGCATTTTGAACAGCTGATTTTGTAATTTCATTAAATACTATTCTACATTTTTGATTTTCATCTATTTCAAGGACCTTAGCCAGATGCCAAGATATTGCTTCGCCTTCACGGTCAGGGTCAGTAGCAAGATATACTTTATCGGAACTTTTTGCTTCCTTTTTTAACTGGCTTAAAAGTTCACCTTTTCCCCTTATCGTAATATATTTTGGCTCAAAATTATGCTGAATATCTACACCCATTTGGCTTTTTGGCAAATCGCGCAAGTGTCCCATAGAAGCTAGAACTTTAAAGTTTTTTCCCAAATATTTCTTTATAGTTTTTGCTTTCGCAGGAGACTCCACAATCACAAGATAACTTGACATTTTTTTCCCTCCCAAATCCAATGGATAGTACAAGCAATAAAATACTATCTAATCCCAGGTAAAACAAAATATTAAAATTGATTAGTTGTAACAAAATATTTACCTGGGATTTGTGAAATCAAACCCTTCATTTCCAATAACGTTAAAATAGCATTTATCTTTTGTACGCTATACTCTAAGTTCCTACATAATTCATCTATATGTACAGGAGTAGTTGATAAATGACTAATCACTACTTTTTCTTCATCAGACAAATTCCCATACATGGAATATTCTTTACTTTTCAGACTATTATTAGTATTACATAATTCCATATTATTAATCGGCAGCTCTTCTAATATATCTTCAATACAAGTAACTATTTTGGCTCCCTGTTTTATTAAATTGTTGGACCCTTTACTATAAAGACTATCAATATTTCCAGGAACAGCAAAAACATCCCTGCCCTGTTCTAAAGCAAAATCTACGGTAATAAGTGATCCGCTCTTTTCTCCTGCCTCTACCACAATGACTCCACAAGAGAGCCCGCTGATAATCCTGTTTCGTGCCGGAAAATTAGCCGGACTTGGATGTGTCCCCGGCGGATACTCGGATATAATAGCT is a window from the Petroclostridium xylanilyticum genome containing:
- the topA gene encoding type I DNA topoisomerase; protein product: MSSYLVIVESPAKAKTIKKYLGKNFKVLASMGHLRDLPKSQMGVDIQHNFEPKYITIRGKGELLSQLKKEAKSSDKVYLATDPDREGEAISWHLAKVLEIDENQKCRIVFNEITKSAVQNAIKAPREIDENLVNAQQARRILDRIVGYKLSPLLWRKVRKGLSAGRVQSVATRLICDREEEIESFVSQEYWTIGATLVSEQSAETFEARFHGSKEGKIELGNQQDVDRVISQLKNAQYTVTQVKKGERKRAPAPPFITSTLQQEASRKLGFTAKRTMMAAQQLYEGVDIKGQGTIGLITYMRTDSTRISNEAQDAARQFIEKKFGKEYVPQSPKQYKSKKGAQDAHEAIRPTDVFLEPAQLKDSLKPDQYKLYKLIWERFLASQMKSAVFDTLNVDIEAKDYIFKASGSNIRFPGFMVLYVEGKDEESEDQEDTIPELIEGQKVKLKKLDPKQHFTQPPPRYTEATLIRVLEEKGIGRPSTYAPIITTIIERGYVEREKKQLKPTELGKIITDIMKEYFKDIVDVEFTANMEQQLDEIEEGHKNWVDILKQFYNPFENTLKHAEDEIGHVEIRDEVTDEKCEKCGRNMVIKHGRYGKFLACPGFPECRNAKPILEEAGVNCPLCRGKIYVKKTRKGRKYYGCENNPQCEFMTWDEPLKEACPRCGGILIKNSSKKSRKIHCFNKDCGYERSLK
- the fliE gene encoding flagellar hook-basal body complex protein FliE is translated as MKINSVDNIQPIKMNNAISNISSKQEVSFSEFLNNAIGYVNQMQQNAVKSNELLAAGKADNIHQVMIDSEKAGIAMQFTIQVRNKIMDAYNEIMRIQL
- the flgB gene encoding flagellar basal body rod protein FlgB, with the translated sequence MGIRIFNNTSILERALDAAWLRNEAISNNLANVDTPGYKRQIVEFENFLAEALDKKKIEGYRTHDKHIPIGRQPARNIPIKIQEDRTGSQMRMDKNNVDIDAEMALLAKNNIYYNAVVQQLARQFNGLKTVIKDGGR
- the trmFO gene encoding methylenetetrahydrofolate--tRNA-(uracil(54)-C(5))-methyltransferase (FADH(2)-oxidizing) TrmFO, producing the protein MMTVTVIGGGLAGCEAAWQLANRGVKVKLYEMKPKKFSPAHHSPYLAELVCSNSLRSDQLENAVGLLKEEMRLLNSLIMECADATRVPAGGALAVDRTGFSQMVTGKIKSHELIEVINEEVKSIPEDEYVIVASGPLTSDLLSESIKKFVGNEYLYFYDAAAPIITYESIDKEKVFKAARYGRGDDDYINCPMNKDEYLNFWRELVNAQVAELKCFEKQIVFEGCMPVEVMAKRGEQTLLFGPLKPVGLTDPRTGQEPYAVVQLRQDNKEGTLYNIVGFQTHLKWGEQKRIFSMIPGLENAEFVRYGVMHRNTYINSPKVLNAIYQSRTNDKVFFAGQITGVEGYIESASSGLVAGINMARIVQGKDKLIFPKETAHGALSHYISDACITRFQPMNINFGLMSSLNERIKDKREKNRRIAARAIEIIKNMSNTENYN
- the flgC gene encoding flagellar basal body rod protein FlgC, which produces MSFFKALDISASGLSAQRLRMDLISQNISNADTTRTEKGTPYRRKVAVFEERDGSPSFSQYLSESSKARLNTSGVRVSRIIEDSSPFKRIYNPGHPDADQDGYVLMPNVDIMTEMVNMISATRSYEANVTAINSTKSMAMKALEIGK